Below is a window of Humulus lupulus chromosome 2, drHumLupu1.1, whole genome shotgun sequence DNA.
gacttcgagatgaatctgctcagggcggccatcctgccaatcaagctttggacatctttatgcttccgaggtgaaggcatatcaatcagggcctttattttgtcgaaattagcctcgatccctcgagagttgacaataaagcccagaaattttctcgaagataccccaaaagtgcacttctgaggatttagcttcatgttgtatttcctgagtacgccaaagcactcttcgagatcatcaacatggttcttgttaagttgagactttacaagcatgtcatcaacataaacttccatgttgttccctatttgctctgaaaacatcatgtttacgagccgctggtacgtggctccagcgttcttgagtccgaatggcatgacattgtagcagtagagccctttatctgtgatgaagctcgtatgctcttggtcgggggcatgcataggaatctggttatatccagaataggcatccatgaatgacatcaggccataccccgccgtggcatccacgagctggtcaattattggcagcggaaaacagtcttttgggcaagccttgttgaggtctgagtagtcaatgcaggttctccacgtcccattgggcttcgggactaacactggattggctacccagtcagggtaaaaagtgTCCCTAATGAAATTGTTTCCTTTCAGCCTGtcgacttcctcctttagtgttttctttctgtcttcgtccagctgtcttcgcttttgttgtttcgggggaaagcttttgtctatattcaatgcgtggctcgctacattcgggcttatccccaccatgtctgagtgtgaccatgcgaagacatcctggtttttcttcagaaagcaaattaattgctattttgcctcgtcttggaggtgttttccgaccttcaccttctttgagggatcagctgcctcgagctgaacttctttgagctcctccaaaggttggaggtcaactttctcctcaatccttggattgatttcctcgtcaatttctaaaaccgttccatctttattttgtatgataacgagcgcctgagcgctcgtttgtttctttcccctcaaagaaatgctatagcactcccttcctgccaattaaTCTCCTTTTAAAGTCCCGACCCTGCTTGGGGTTGGGAAAttaagggccaggtgcctcacagatgacactgcccccagcccgaccagggcgggtctcccgagcagtacattgtaggcagatggtaaatctaccaccacgaactccatcatcttggtcaccgagactggatagtctcccaaggtcacggggagttcaacGGATCCTATACAAGCAGtaccttctcctgaaaagtcgtacaaagtagttgcacatgccttcaagtcgcgaagggagagtcccattttctcgagggtcgccttataaagaatgttgaccgagctcccattatctatgagaactcggcggactctcttgttggcaagctgaagggtattaaccaatgggtcatgatgagggaactgaacatgagatgcgtcctcctcagtgaatgttatcggTTGCATTTCAaccctctggctttttggtgccctaggttcgggttcataaggagacccgtcccctgtcttcaactcgttaacgtatcgcttttgagcatttctgccccctcccgcgagatgaggccctcccgagatggttattacatcctctccatcaatcggtgggggcctgtcttcttcctgagatcgggagttattattttgtgccgtcgaaggcgcAGCTACTCTCTGactcgcagtagtctgtccagtactctggttttttacgtactgccggaaataacctctcgagatcaacccctcgatcttgtccttcagctgtcgacattcatcagtggtgtgtctggtgtctctatggaaccggcaatacttactggaatcccttttttgatttttgatttctcattgggtctggacgcctgaaggggacctggttttcattaaccaggtatatgttttcccgagactcgttgagttcggtgtgtactttatatacggagaaatacctttctcctttctttttctttcctccttcagcctcggggttatttccctcgctctttttcctcttggagggattctccgaggtaggctgtggagctgcttggtcagccgaggttgaggcggagttaatgtttatcgttgtagtttcagtCTGCAAGGTcgccttcagcgttgacctcgcctcctctacattgacaaatctctgctcccgtctgttaaactcggttattgacctcaccggtttcccttgcatgtcatcccaaagggcacttccgggtaacacaccagctcggatagccatcaggtgcccactgtcatccacatctcgagcccgtgcgacctctagattaaatcttgtcaggtagcttttcagtgtttcgcccggctgttgtcggacgttagtcaaagtggatgcctctggtctgactcccatcatagctcagaactgcttcttgaagtctctagacaactgatcccatgaagttatcgagtgcctcttgtacttttcgaaccaactcttagcaggtccggccaatgatgttggaaataACATACACctaagctcgtaacccacgttactagctctcataatagtgttgaatgtactcaggtgactgcatgggttggtttttccttcaaacgctgggacgtgaggaatctggaacccttgaggaaattgagtgttagaaatatttggagcaaacggctcgagctcctcgtcagagtcctcatatcgaccattccctcgttcattctttaaaagcctaaaggctttttcgagctgatcaatcctttcttggactgggtccttaggtggtgtctggaattgacagtcattgatcatgatcccaggctcgcgtctccatgagggatctctacgcccatttaggtgattccttaggtccggatttgtctgatctcccttccccctgctctgattcagatgattccgcaggtcaggacggatcttgcggcttccagtatttttacgacctcggtcgcgtttactgacggacctggtctctccggactcgtcactggtgaaactcattgatcggtcgtttcgagaggggttcttcccatgtcgccttgtctccgcagtgcgagaccgggacgtctgacttctctcagattgtgcgcctctccgctcctggaaagtctccctgtgtccttgtctatcccccgtacgcccttgatcctgattccgaataggttgagcgtttctgcggggaggtgaatgatatcttatgggagatggagggaaccgtataggcgacggtggctgcctcccttgcctcggcctagagggtccagaatttgctcgagatgggtcagtcgcgttcggtgcgctactaggaacctgagtccgagcctcggtaggagctcggttattctcagttcctgcaggcgcttccacaggtggattaggcgggacccgagctcgggtactcctctggggcctaggagaagcagatggctctgctggtgccggaggttgagtcggcctccacgtggcagcatcttttcgtggtcgtccacggggcctccggggaggaacatgcaggtcccttggaggagggacttggttttcgcgcgaaggcgggggctgagccacctgcgcctctgcggccatcctatTCAACTCCTCATTCCATTTGTTGGCTTCtaccaacagctgtttcaactgccagttttccagttctacaataggaatgtaacgttcaggattgtagtacatatcctcatccctcggtggaggcggtggtccccgggaatcggaggacccacttctctcctcagactccgggttctccattgattgttttccaggacgccttgggtagctttcgtcaggggtgttctgattgtttgtagccatgaatctctcagggatgaatgcttagggctctcaatgaaagcaccaaactgttgacgccatttttcgtcaacagataaaagaagagcacaaaaacaatgaatgacaatggccaaacgaaacaaacaaatcaaacacgtggttttttatgtggttcagcagttaaatctgcctagtccacgagtctctgttattaatcttaagattatctctgaaaaattctttagcatgaattctccagagttttctctccaggatcataatttcggtcctttacaatggtgcatggcttctctatttatagagaaggatgcagaatactatcccacatattttgggtagttactcttttgtgaataaaataaatggctttaaatgcctataatcaaatataaaaggaaacatccctgaagaccaggaaacgcataactgaccaaataatatcccacgattcttggggatttacattaataaatgaggattacatctcatatttataacacttgtaaatattcaaggtgattatcgcgtatctctaaggctttagcatctcatgtctcacgtcattgttcgagctaatggcatctcccgagatcacgtgtctttcgagatcgtacgtacatctagctcgagacccccgatccgaagtcgtccccgaagatgagtgtgttctcggagctacctttcgagatcgagatcgtttcgagctcatatattcgaggtcatatatcgtactttgcaggctcgatatacaatcctggagcatacttcaatccttacgaaaccatttgttgcgaatccatctttcgaggtcatatttatcatggctcgaaatctgggtataacaaaagtatttctttacatagaaggatctgaatatgcgccaaataCGTTGGATGGAATTGgtcaaggattacgattgtgaaattttataccatcctgggaatgccaatgtggtggctgatgcattgagttaAAAGGGCCCGGGGCACTTATTTAGCTCAAGGCAGATATCAAAAGAGTTAGTTGAGGAGATGACTAAAGCaagaattgaattggtagttggaCAGCTAGTCAATATCACACTTCAGTCCACCCTCCTTGAGATGATCAAGGAAGCACAAGAGGAGGATCCACAGTTGAGAAAGCACTAGGAGGATGTCTTAGCCAAAGTGGttagagacttttctatttcaaagGTGGGTCtactgaggtataagggtcagatttgcgttctgatggattctggtatcaagCCAGAGATTTTAGTGATGCAAACAGGAGAGAGAGGGAAAGATAATTGAGGGAAGAGAGAGAAAAAAGTGAGGGCTGagtgttttttttccttttcttgtttacttaataataaaatttttgCTAAAAAAATTAATAGAACTTTTAAGACTCACATCAGTAATTATGGCTCGCACTGCTTGTCCTAAAATGTAATTTTTAAGGACTTTCACTGAGTATCCTAAAAAGTCTTAAAAAGTCATAAAAGCCCATTTTTGTATTAGTGCATGCTTCTTCTTGTATCtagtattaatatatatatatatatagatctaTAAGATTACAACTACCAACTTAACTTCGTCTCTTTTTCTCAGCTATTCTCTCTAAGATATAAAATAtcactacaaaaaacaaggcctataccgagaaaaaatgtcctcggtataagcccaaatgtcctcggtacaccctctaccgagacaatgtcgtcggtagaaagttgtcggtacagccgcgtcggtaaaacaaaacttctaccgacgacattaaaAATGTTCCTGGTATAGGttttaccgaggacaatgtcctcggtagaaagtgaaaaatgtcctcggtacaatcaaccccaatttgtcatcgtgttggtatataccgacatcttgctggtatataccgaggacaatgtcctcggtatagacttttcccgaatttttttttatatttgtaatatttattcccttatttatttatttatttattttgaattaaatataaaaaaatagaataaaattaaaacacttatattaaacatataaataaaaacataagagtatgttcgctgaatcaaaataaagagttgtgttaaacatgataatgtaatagtcaattgtaataaaattcatacataagtcctactgagtcggtgctccaacatcgggatcatcgggtggtggtggggcagattgagatcccggggtgatacaatgagtccggacatgctcctctaactgtcgaagacgctctctcatctcggacaactcttcatctctagtttgtgaaggacgaaaatcaaatggagttcgatcccttatgttaaggatacgtccatatcctttctagtggccccgtcgttttccgaagacagtttgtaccaaagatatgtcttcatcttcaggcgcactcgaaactggtgtggaactctcagtatcagttgcctgtgtctgctgtgtgtcgcggtatgcacgcaattccttctgtgatacaatgtataatgtaattaaaattttgaaaaatgtttaaaaaaacttaacgtacccaagtattttttgttgtttctgtcacccaccctgtgcctgatttatggtgagtatccatccagctatccgggatggactcaagttgcccagtctctaaattgcgctatcacgtacatatatttttataaaattaataattaaacataaataagaaaaataaactaaaaaataattaattaactaacatTTTTATAGCGCagggctgggattgactgagaacctccatagctaagctctttcagtttccttctattttccttgttgaccacagaacgtttctgcaaaaagttatcattagtaatatatttaattaagatagttaagtttagcaagaaattaataccgtaatttttgggcgtcggaaaaattcaattgctttttgccactgcgtatccgtgcaaccaccataacgattttgtggcccattaatcgttaaatgctctttaatatcgtacttccagtcagaatactttttagcacacgaagtatcaatgcctctcaagatcccaggcatatgcccttctccatatctagtacgcccaatatcaaacaaatcatcctaatttacaaacatttattagtaaatatgatatataacataaaatgagaattaacataaaaatacataaactacttacttccaaatgtgcaagtattctttctttcgaggcatttggtacttttgaccattgaggacagtccggatctgtgtactgtcgaacaagtaatccgagctctcttgagaaatttgagctgtacgctccgatctctttatatgttctcccccgcacatctcactcgagagggagaggacgcaTAATTCAATTTGattaattattcataattcaattttctatttaaaatatcataattccactaaaaattaacaacaaaaacaaagcatcaatattcatcaacactaagaataaaaaaattattacttaaattatttaattaatgtttatttttattaaaatttagttgcataatgttaatgttaattttttttaatcttaattttaaaatatattatttatataaaaaaacataaattattcaaaaattaaaaaaaaatacagaaaaattaaaaacaactaacaaatattattaaaaacatattttttttaattttaattttaataatgattaaaactaacaaatattaaatttaaatttttttaattttaaatttaattttaataatggttttctaataatatatttgttaattttatttaatcagaactaacaaatattatttttttacatattaatttagtatttattaaattacatattttacttatgctttattgaatagttttattaatttaaacaaaatttctaagatttgtttaaaatttatttatttactttaggatttaattattacttaaattatttaattaatgtttatttttattaaaatttagttgcataatgttaatgttaatgttaattttttttaatcttaattttaaaatatattattttacatatcaattcactatttattaaattacaaattttattgagtacttctactaatattcacaatatctctaaattttacaattctataaaaaattcgatagcataacgactatattttcatctatcccaaaatttaaaatcctgcaaataacacataaaaaatatccagactcagatcatgcagagagcattacaaatacattttaaacgactatataatttataattattagtctaaattttattaattattcaattttctaaccaaaatattaaaattctactaaaaattaacaacaacaaattaatcatcaatattcataaaatcttaatttttactactaacataagcaaaaaaattaaaattaacaacaacaacatactaacattaccaccaaaattttcaaattaacactcaaatatttaatatgtttactaatatgtttaatacacataaaattcaccaaaacaacatagaatttatttttaaaaaaaatactaattaatcatataacaattttctaattcctaatatcattttcactaatacttattttgaaaacctaaaaataaatacattctatctaatataattatttcagatttttattaaaattcatattatattatttatataaaaaaacataaattattcaaaaattgaaatttttttttaaaaaatacagaaaaattaaataaaaacttaccaatgccttcaatatcttgctagcaATCTCTATAGTTcaacaaaaaccgaatacccaaccttcaaacaaaaattagaaaatatcattatacaattttataaatatatatatatatataataaataaataaaccataCCTTCAACGAATATACATAAATTCCTTCACCCTTGGCAATTTTGGGGCTTAAAACCGAGGTTTTATGGAGGAAAATGGCGATAATCGGCGGAGGGAGGCGAACGGTTCGGAGAAAACCCAGAGAAAccagagaggaaggagaaggggcttCGCGGCTGAGGGGGATATTTATAAACCCTATACCGAGGTTCTTTGTATAAGTTCTCGGTATTGCAACTAAACCTATTCAGAATTGCGAAAATGTCCCGCGCATATGAAATatctataccgaggacatgttGTCGGTATAATGTTCTCGGTATATAACCTTTTTTTTCTGTAGTGTAAATATAATTCGTACAAAATTGTATCGCATCAGCTATAAAAATAATCTAATAATGTGCATTAAACGTAATCTTTTCTTGACCTACTTAAGAAGCGACAATATCTCGAAGGAAATCatatatcattatattgattattgcAAACATATGATGAACCGAAAAAAACTTTGCATAGTAATAACAATAATACAAGTGATTGAACAAACCAGTAATTAATAAGAAAGGAGTAGCCATATATATGGTCCAAGATAATTTCACTTTTAACATCTATCATATGTTCTTTTGTACGTACGCCTTGCTTCTTTGCCTCTGTGATTACCAGCAGATGAAGAAGCACTTGGAGTTTGAAATATATCTTGGTGTTGTGGACCACTACAAGAAGACTTTACAGAATTCATAAATTCTGTAATAGCATAAGAAGTAGCATATGATGGTGTGTATATGAATGATGACATAGAAGGATTCTGTTGTGATATTAATGATGATGAGTCGCAATAAGGATTTTTTTTACCACTGTTTTCTTGGGAGTAAAACTGTGAACCAGTAACACGTGATGGtcctgatgatgatgatgataaccATGATGGTGGATGTGAACCATAACTACTGCTGGTACTTCCGACGTGAACAACCGCCGTTCGGGTCGGTAGACGTGATAATACTTCACTCGCCATCACTGCATTACTAAAAATGCTTTGTTGGTGAACCGCCGCTGTGGTCGGCCGAGCTGATGACATGCTCGAAGAACGTCCTATTCTCCCCATTTTGGTTTTAATTTCAGCTGATTTTAATTAGAATTATACATATTAAGATCGAGTAggcgcacacacacacacacatatatatatataagattgcGTAATGATTGATCGTGTTCCAACAATGGGAAAGAAATAACTCGGAAGTTGCTTGgtcaaaaatattattattattattattattattattattgcagAAAATATAGAATATAGAAGCAGCTAGGTCAAACTGTTATTATAGTATTCATCCGTTAATATATAGGACATGTACCAAAAATAAATCAGTTTTTGAAAAATAAAGGTTGcattttataacacttaaaaatagttttttaattaattaattaaaaagttgataattaaacataaatgtgtttggtaactctatttttatttattattttttaaaattttaattaaaatttattaaatttttaaaatagaatttttcactttaaaaaaattttaaattgtattttacttttttttttctattcttcAAATTAACACCTCATactgttaaacaaaaaataaaaataaaaattttcaaatacgtttattattttttgttttttttttaaaaaaaaatagttactaaacatatttttattttttaaaaataaagaaacaaaaataaaataatatttctacttttgtgtttaaaaaatttaaaaacaaaaattttacataACACAACCAAAGTTGTAAAAAAGAAAAGCTTTTGGAGAttagattatatatattttcccatTGGTTAGAACCTAAGttgttttagttaattttttaaaaaagtcaGTCATGGCATCATTAACTAAGGATATTAATTAACAGTATTCTTAGCAATATTTTAGTACTGTATAGTATTATATTAAATGGTATTGTAGAACATGTATTAagttttgttaaaatattatatatttatataaatacaaGTCGACGGAATCATTTATGTTACTGTGTACTAACCATGAATGTTAATGGTGAATTTCTATTCTTCTTACTTTGTTTCCATAATTAGTATAAACAATATGCAAGTTGGAAAGTAATGTCACGAAAATATTCAACTATAATTTGTTGTATTGCAATATATGGATTCACCAGTTGACGTGAGACTAATATCAGAAAAATATTATCGCattgtatatatatatccaaCGAATTCAAGAACCACTTTCAAATTTCAATACCTTCTAGATCCAGTGACTTTACTTAACAATTAATTACACACTAATATAAtaattttctctttcttttttgtttAGAGAAAATTACATTGCATGACGTTGAGGTTTGCATTAATTAATTCTCAccccattaattaatttatctttCTAACAAAGAAATAGTTTTGCGTGGACTTGATTTATATCTAACTACTCAATGAatgttatataattaaaaaaaaaataccaataaTATAATGTCTATTGATTGAGATATAAATTAAGATATTAATTTTAGATCCATCATAGATATCGTAATTTGCTCTACTTGATTAGAATAATCTCAAAGCTCAAATTTGATTAGACTTGGCTGTATATAAGGATGCAAAAAACTACCGGCTGGCTTGATtaaaagtaatatatatatatatatatatatatatatatattgttgacgaAAGACTTTAGGAACCGACATAGAAATTTGCCAACAATTACTTAACAAAGAAGCTAATAAAAATGTCCTTCTAGTCATGACGTGGAAGGAGCTTTTGAAACTTTCTGTACTTATCCAATTAATTAagatgtatatataaatatatatgatcaTAGTTTTATTATTTCAATTTCTCATTGAGAGAGACAAATCTTATACACACCCATTTAAACACCATCTAATATTTcagctgaaaaaaaaaaaatactaatggGGGATAGAAAACTTTCTTCGAAAAGGATTAGTACTAATAGTGTTCCTAATCAGAAATCATCAGAGGGAAAGGTCGTGGAAGTGGTTCATCGTCGAACCATACAATTTCAAGCTGTTGTTGAAGATAGGTACAagatatcatcatcatcatcatcatcatcgtcttCGTCCTCTTCAGCATCAGGCTCATCTAGTATTAGTGGTACACAACATCATTATCttcatcaacaacaacaacaacagattGTGAAACAAAACGCTATAGTAAGTTCACAAAAACACTCCTCTTCCAACACTACTAGTAGCAGTGGGACACAACAACAAAAACAGGTGAGTGGTTATTCAAGCTCCAAACACCATCATCTTGAACACACATCATCATCAAAGAAAGGAGCGACCACCTCAACTTCGGCACATAAAAAACAAGTGTCGCAATTGAAAAAGTAGATCTATCGATGGCCTCGTCAGGTTATTTCGTTTAGAAACATTCAAGTGATAATAATATTATTGTTCTCGTATATATAAGTAGCTAGTTTATAAGTAAGTGCTTAGCACCTCAAAATAAGTGTATGTCTTTTAAATTCGCTTTCTATAACAAGCTAGATTGGTTTATTATTATGTCGCTTAATAGAGAAATATATATTTCATGCAATTCTGCAATTTGATGTGTGGTCTTTAATTTGAGTTAATGTATTTGCTTGTTGGTTTTAAATATCTGTGCAAAACTCATGGCCAGTTAAACTCTTATCACACAAAATGCATTTACAGATTAATATACCATAACCCAATAAAATTTATTACAACTACTTAAAACTATTTTGgtcaatattatatttaaactTGTAGATATTCCCAAATCAAAATCAAATCTGAAACTCGTATCAAAACCTATCAAAGTATAATCAAAATTCATACTCAATTTCGAAACTCATCATCATTTGAATCAAACAAAAGAAACTCATTGCCACCACCACCCACGGCTACCACGAGTCACGGCCGACCTCTCCCAAGGCTCGCCCTCCATGACCCTGGAACAGGTGATGCTTTTTGAGAAGGATGACCTTGTTGCTCATCATTAAAAAATAGTTCTCGGTTCTGTGGACCACTATTTCCATAGGAATAGTGGTAATAAGGATTACTACTATTTCCACGGGAGAGGTAGTAATAAGGATTACTACCATTTCCTTGCGAGTGATAGTATGCATTTTGTGTCCAAGGAATATTACCACCACTATTTACTCGAGAGGAGAAGTAGTAATTCGAAGGAGTTCGACGTGAAGATAACCATGGTGATGGTTGCTGCAGTTGACCAGAATTACTTACCACAAAACCAGCCTGAATGGTCGGTCTACGAGAAGAAGGGCGCTCTGAGCTCGCCTTGACGCTGCTACAATAGCTTTGTTGGTAAACCGCCGAAGAGGCCGGCCCTAATGATGACGAGCCGCCGGAAGAACGTGACATTGATTCTTATTATTGCTTTTCTTTgtctttttccctttttttcaGCTAATTCTTTATATGAGtatagtacatatatatatatataattcttaaTTAAATAAGTCGTATATATTATTATGATCTTACTTTAATATATGATTTCGTGTTCCAAGCAATGGGAAAGAAATAACTTGGAAGTTATATGCTCCGTCGTCAAAATATTATGATATTAGCTAGGTCAGATTGTTATTATTTTCCGAGTGGTTAATTACTTGAAGACTAATATTTTTTAGCGTAGATAACGTAAATTCTTGGTTTAaagtctttttatttatttatttgataattttaatagaatattattatatataacagaatatttttatatttaataaatataatttaaacttaaataaaataaaataaataaataattaaacaaattaaaataaaatatttttgagatatcttataatgataattatttaaagataataaaaattataagttt
It encodes the following:
- the LOC133820009 gene encoding uncharacterized protein LOC133820009, encoding MGDRKLSSKRISTNSVPNQKSSEGKVVEVVHRRTIQFQAVVEDRYKISSSSSSSSSSSSSASGSSSISGTQHHYLHQQQQQQIVKQNAIVSSQKHSSSNTTSSSGTQQQKQVSGYSSSKHHHLEHTSSSKKGATTSTSAHKKQVSQLKK